The following are encoded in a window of Gemmatimonadota bacterium genomic DNA:
- a CDS encoding FadR/GntR family transcriptional regulator has product MRATPRALRPLTKTRLHEEIMEQIKDRIISGDLPPGAALPPERVLAEQLGVNRTTVREALHKLESMGLIEIKHGSGVFVRNYLESGGLELARHLLVLDGQANMPVFMNLHQLRRLLLPEMSADAAAHRSARDLDELQDTVFAHDDMPLAERDWRVHNIIARASGNVLAVLLINAFTQFTRDAIEPYFIDEANRRRSMKFHRDICAAIEKQDGSKARRVMAEVLAFAEVQSLKAIEPQPKSKAKLTPKLKAKAKLTPKPKLPSKMTPKAKSTRRAT; this is encoded by the coding sequence ATGCGTGCCACCCCGCGTGCGTTGCGTCCCCTGACCAAGACCCGGCTCCATGAGGAAATCATGGAGCAGATCAAGGACCGCATTATCAGCGGTGACCTGCCACCCGGCGCGGCGCTGCCGCCGGAGCGGGTATTGGCCGAACAGCTGGGGGTGAATCGCACCACCGTGCGCGAGGCGTTGCATAAGCTCGAGAGTATGGGGCTGATTGAGATCAAACACGGCAGTGGTGTGTTTGTGCGCAACTACCTCGAGAGCGGCGGACTCGAACTGGCGCGGCACCTCCTGGTGCTCGATGGTCAGGCGAATATGCCGGTGTTCATGAATCTGCATCAGTTGCGCCGGCTCCTGCTGCCGGAGATGAGCGCTGATGCTGCCGCGCACCGGAGTGCGCGCGATCTCGATGAGCTGCAAGACACCGTCTTTGCGCACGACGACATGCCGCTCGCCGAGCGCGATTGGCGAGTGCACAACATTATTGCGCGGGCGAGTGGTAATGTGCTCGCCGTGCTGTTGATCAATGCCTTTACGCAGTTCACGCGCGATGCGATTGAGCCCTACTTCATCGATGAGGCCAATCGGCGTCGCTCGATGAAATTTCACCGCGATATTTGCGCGGCTATCGAAAAGCAGGATGGGTCTAAGGCGAGGCGCGTGATGGCGGAGGTGCTGGCGTTTGCTGAGGTCCAGTCGCTCAAGGCGATTGAGCCGCAGCCGAAGTCGAAGGCGAAGTTGACGCCGAAGCTGAAGGCGAAGGCGAAGTTGACGCCGAAGCCGAAGCTGCCGTCGAAGATGACGCCGAAGGCGAAGTCGACGCGGCGCGCGACATGA
- a CDS encoding FAD-binding oxidoreductase, which translates to MKDSGAFQPDWREDVPAAGSYRSIFKYDPKQFKHPNTAWFELFKSEFGMTDDDFRVRQPGGDEPVRVEQPITLTAAQIADFRAMVGEENVAMDDYSRVKFSHGKSLDENLSLRHNIVRKVPDLVLHPRNKADVQQIVAYCHTHRIAIITFGAGSGVVLGTQADRGGVAVVMRTHMNKIVAINELNKTCVVQPGMMGPDYEAALNAAPERFGTRVPYTGGHFPQSFELASVGGWVAALGSGQASTYYGDAYDIVHSQEYVTPAGTIKTSDIPGTATGPKVNDILKGNEGAFGILVEVTMKIFHHRPENRQRFAFMFPSWESAVTATRQMVQGEFGMPAVLRISDPEETENGLKLKGFSGGWLDRYLRFRGMQPMQRCLCIGTVEGERGFAVHVRQQAARIARANGAISLTSYATKQWEHGRYSDVHLRDDLLDYGIIIDTLETGVSWDNVHHLHRSVREFVKARPGTCCLTHASHFYPEGTNLYFIFMMKPKNEQEFFKFRSGVVSKIVEHGGSVSHHHGVGRLFAPWMEQHLGKAQVDVLRALKRHFDPHNVMNPGGTLSLDSLDPTV; encoded by the coding sequence TTGAAAGACAGCGGAGCGTTCCAGCCCGACTGGAGAGAGGATGTGCCCGCTGCGGGCTCCTACCGGTCGATCTTCAAGTACGATCCCAAGCAGTTCAAGCACCCCAACACGGCGTGGTTTGAACTGTTCAAGAGCGAATTCGGAATGACGGATGACGACTTCCGTGTGCGTCAGCCCGGCGGCGACGAGCCGGTGCGTGTTGAGCAGCCGATTACGTTGACGGCGGCGCAGATTGCCGACTTTCGCGCGATGGTCGGCGAGGAAAATGTTGCGATGGACGACTACAGCCGTGTGAAGTTCAGTCACGGCAAGTCGCTCGACGAAAACCTCAGCTTACGCCACAATATTGTGCGCAAGGTGCCCGATCTCGTGTTGCATCCGCGGAACAAAGCGGACGTGCAGCAAATTGTCGCGTACTGCCACACGCATCGCATTGCCATCATCACCTTTGGCGCGGGCTCCGGTGTGGTACTCGGCACACAGGCCGACCGAGGTGGTGTGGCGGTGGTGATGCGCACGCATATGAATAAGATCGTGGCGATTAACGAACTCAATAAGACGTGCGTGGTGCAGCCCGGAATGATGGGGCCCGACTACGAAGCCGCGCTCAATGCCGCACCTGAGCGGTTCGGTACGCGCGTGCCGTACACGGGTGGGCATTTTCCGCAGTCTTTTGAGCTCGCCTCGGTGGGCGGATGGGTGGCGGCGTTGGGATCGGGGCAGGCATCCACCTACTACGGCGATGCCTACGACATTGTGCACAGTCAGGAGTACGTGACCCCCGCTGGCACAATCAAGACGAGCGATATCCCTGGCACGGCGACTGGCCCCAAGGTGAACGACATTCTCAAGGGCAACGAAGGAGCGTTTGGGATTCTGGTGGAAGTCACGATGAAGATCTTTCATCATCGGCCGGAGAATCGGCAGCGCTTTGCATTTATGTTCCCCTCGTGGGAAAGCGCGGTCACTGCGACGCGGCAGATGGTGCAGGGAGAGTTCGGCATGCCGGCGGTGCTGCGGATTTCGGACCCTGAAGAAACCGAGAATGGGCTCAAACTCAAAGGGTTTAGTGGCGGGTGGCTCGACCGCTACCTTCGGTTTCGCGGCATGCAGCCGATGCAACGTTGTTTGTGTATTGGAACGGTCGAAGGGGAGCGCGGCTTCGCGGTGCATGTGCGACAGCAGGCGGCGCGCATTGCACGAGCCAACGGGGCAATCTCCCTCACGAGCTACGCCACCAAGCAGTGGGAGCATGGCCGCTATTCCGACGTGCATCTGCGCGACGATCTGCTCGACTACGGCATCATCATTGATACACTCGAGACCGGTGTGAGTTGGGACAACGTGCATCATCTGCACCGGAGCGTGCGTGAGTTTGTAAAGGCGCGGCCGGGCACCTGCTGCTTGACACACGCCTCGCACTTTTATCCTGAGGGGACGAACCTCTATTTCATCTTTATGATGAAGCCCAAGAATGAACAGGAGTTCTTTAAGTTCCGCTCCGGCGTGGTGAGCAAGATTGTGGAGCACGGGGGCTCGGTGAGTCATCACCACGGTGTGGGGCGGCTCTTTGCGCCCTGGATGGAGCAGCACCTTGGCAAGGCGCAGGTGGACGTGTTGCGGGCTCTAAAGCGGCACTTTGATCCGCACAACGTTATGAATCCTGGCGGCACGTTGAGCCTCGATTCGCTCGACCCCACGGTGTAG
- a CDS encoding PAS domain S-box protein, which translates to MPPRIKKADRPASGAAEHRPMTSPRPAPARPHAMAGSWSWDVPTGALTWSPELFELFGILPDGDDASFKAWRSILHPDDAEQTERSLAIALSTHTALICDYRVVLPDGSDRWINVVGSGVYDHDGTPLRMIGLCLDITERKLAEEERHIREAHDRGFARAASDAIISMDLDGDVIGWNNAAEITFGRSEAEMLGKPFSFLIPERFRKQHRAGLARVRAGGARHVVGRVVELAALRHDGVEIPIELSLSTWDGPSGPCFTAIMRDISDRKRAEQALHYSELKLRTVIENLPVTGVVLTDSAGQIIEANRTAVNILGLSHSDTVARSLDAPEWMIIRPDGTPMLSAEFASVRALREQQPIDDIEMGIIRPDGEVRWILTSAIPIPVDGFGVSIVFNDITERKQAQRVLLERETRLRNWFQLPLVGICITSPTKGWLEVNDHLCTMLGRSRTELESLTWADLTYPPDLALDETHFKQVLRGEIEDYSIEKRFVRKDGILLPVDLSVRCVRLPDGSVDYLIALLQDISKRKQAQAEAQESAGFYAGIFETSHAVQLLVDQSTGRIIAANPAAADFYGYPLHALIGLPLTDLTMRGAAEQKERLDAAARSGGSDFEMQHRLANGTVRDVWVYSSLVKTLQRPVLHAFVVDITERKQAEAGAALLQAKLQQAQRLESIGLLAGGIAHDFNNMLAVILGTVELASSRVDPAHPLHSDLLDIQSAATRSADLTRKLLSYARKQTIAPAALDLNVVVPRTTSILQRLIGEDILLRWELGEELWIIKMDSSQLDQILANLCVNARHAIADVGTVTIATANVVIDEHFCAAHADADPGEYVRLSVRDTGHGMDASTLAHIFEPFFSTKDVGTGTGLGLATVYGAVRQNHGFITVASERGHGTTFDIYLPRHDGSAATLQDARSVAVQHNTETILVVENEAAVRRIVVATLQRQGYRVLAAESGAEAIRVAEERVGEIDLLLTDVVMPGMNGRVLATTLRSTNPTLPVILMSGFAAGVLGGRGVEMDEVDFIEKPFAPGALEAKVRKLLDRA; encoded by the coding sequence ATGCCGCCCCGCATCAAAAAAGCTGATCGCCCCGCATCGGGCGCCGCCGAGCATCGCCCGATGACCTCGCCGCGGCCGGCCCCCGCGCGTCCACACGCCATGGCCGGCAGCTGGAGCTGGGATGTCCCCACCGGTGCGCTCACCTGGTCGCCGGAGCTCTTCGAGCTTTTCGGCATCCTCCCCGATGGGGATGACGCCTCTTTCAAAGCGTGGCGTAGTATCCTCCATCCCGATGATGCGGAACAGACGGAGCGGAGTTTAGCGATAGCCCTCAGTACCCACACCGCACTCATCTGCGACTATCGCGTCGTGCTGCCGGACGGCAGCGACCGGTGGATCAACGTCGTGGGATCGGGCGTGTACGACCACGACGGTACCCCCCTTCGCATGATCGGGCTCTGCCTCGACATTACCGAGCGTAAGCTGGCGGAGGAGGAACGGCACATTCGCGAAGCGCACGACCGTGGCTTTGCGAGGGCCGCCTCCGATGCCATCATCTCCATGGACCTCGATGGCGATGTCATTGGCTGGAACAATGCCGCCGAAATCACCTTCGGCCGCTCCGAAGCGGAGATGCTGGGAAAACCCTTCTCGTTCCTCATCCCTGAACGGTTCCGGAAGCAGCACCGTGCGGGCCTCGCCCGAGTCCGTGCTGGAGGCGCGCGCCACGTCGTTGGGCGAGTCGTGGAACTCGCCGCGCTACGCCACGACGGCGTCGAGATCCCCATCGAACTCTCGCTCTCCACGTGGGACGGACCGAGCGGACCTTGCTTCACCGCGATCATGCGCGACATCAGCGATCGCAAACGGGCGGAGCAAGCGCTGCATTACAGCGAACTCAAACTGCGCACCGTCATCGAAAATCTGCCGGTCACTGGCGTGGTGCTGACCGACAGCGCAGGTCAGATCATAGAAGCGAACCGCACCGCCGTGAACATTCTAGGCTTGAGTCATTCCGATACCGTCGCGCGATCGCTTGACGCGCCTGAGTGGATGATCATTCGCCCCGATGGAACGCCCATGCTCTCAGCGGAATTCGCGAGTGTCCGTGCGCTCCGCGAGCAACAGCCGATCGACGACATCGAGATGGGAATCATCCGTCCCGACGGTGAGGTGCGCTGGATCCTCACCTCCGCCATACCAATTCCCGTCGATGGGTTCGGTGTCTCTATCGTCTTCAACGACATCACGGAACGCAAACAGGCGCAGCGCGTGCTGTTGGAGCGCGAAACGAGGCTCCGCAATTGGTTCCAGCTTCCACTCGTTGGTATCTGCATCACCTCGCCCACCAAAGGGTGGCTCGAAGTCAACGACCACCTCTGCACCATGCTCGGCCGCAGTCGCACCGAGCTGGAGAGTCTGACCTGGGCGGATCTCACCTATCCCCCAGACCTGGCCCTCGATGAGACACACTTTAAACAAGTGTTGCGTGGAGAAATCGAAGACTACTCGATTGAGAAACGCTTTGTCCGTAAGGACGGAATACTCTTGCCAGTGGATCTCTCCGTCCGCTGCGTGCGGCTCCCCGACGGGTCGGTGGACTACTTGATCGCGTTGCTACAAGACATCAGCAAGCGCAAACAAGCCCAGGCCGAGGCGCAGGAATCCGCAGGGTTCTACGCTGGTATTTTTGAGACGAGTCACGCCGTACAACTCCTCGTCGATCAGTCGACGGGGCGCATCATCGCCGCCAATCCTGCGGCAGCGGATTTCTATGGGTATCCGCTTCACGCGCTGATCGGGCTTCCGCTCACCGACCTCACCATGCGCGGCGCCGCCGAGCAGAAGGAGAGACTCGATGCAGCCGCGCGGTCTGGAGGGTCCGATTTCGAAATGCAGCACCGCCTCGCGAATGGCACCGTGCGTGATGTGTGGGTTTACAGCAGCCTTGTGAAAACACTCCAGCGCCCCGTGCTCCACGCGTTCGTCGTCGACATCACCGAACGAAAACAGGCAGAGGCGGGCGCCGCGCTCCTCCAGGCCAAGCTGCAGCAGGCCCAACGTTTGGAGTCCATTGGCCTCTTAGCCGGCGGCATTGCCCACGATTTCAATAACATGCTGGCCGTCATCCTCGGAACAGTCGAACTGGCCAGCAGCCGTGTCGATCCAGCGCACCCGCTCCATAGCGATCTCCTCGATATTCAGAGCGCCGCCACTCGCTCCGCCGACCTCACCCGAAAACTCCTGAGCTACGCGCGCAAACAAACCATCGCGCCCGCCGCCCTTGACCTCAACGTGGTCGTGCCTCGGACAACCAGCATCCTCCAACGGCTGATCGGCGAGGACATCCTTCTCCGATGGGAGCTGGGAGAGGAACTGTGGATCATTAAGATGGATTCCTCCCAACTGGACCAGATATTAGCCAATCTGTGCGTCAACGCACGACACGCCATCGCCGACGTCGGCACCGTGACGATCGCCACCGCCAACGTGGTCATCGACGAGCACTTCTGCGCCGCGCACGCCGACGCAGATCCGGGTGAGTACGTGCGGCTTTCCGTGCGTGACACAGGACACGGGATGGATGCCTCCACCCTAGCCCACATATTCGAACCCTTCTTCTCGACAAAAGATGTGGGGACAGGCACCGGCCTAGGATTAGCAACGGTATACGGCGCCGTCCGTCAGAACCACGGCTTCATTACAGTCGCCAGTGAAAGAGGGCACGGCACCACATTCGATATTTACCTGCCACGGCATGACGGATCAGCCGCTACGCTACAAGACGCACGCTCGGTCGCCGTGCAGCACAACACCGAAACCATCCTGGTGGTGGAGAACGAGGCCGCGGTGCGACGGATCGTCGTCGCGACGCTCCAACGGCAGGGATACCGCGTGCTCGCGGCGGAGAGCGGTGCCGAAGCCATTCGCGTGGCAGAGGAGCGCGTCGGTGAAATCGACCTCCTCCTGACGGACGTGGTCATGCCCGGCATGAATGGCCGCGTGCTCGCCACCACGCTTCGGTCCACGAACCCCACGCTCCCCGTAATCTTGATGTCCGGATTCGCGGCCGGCGTGCTCGGCGGCCGTGGCGTAGAGATGGACGAGGTGGACTTTATCGAAAAACCGTTCGCTCCCGGAGCCTTGGAAGCGAAAGTGCGGAAGCTGCTGGATCGCGCGTAG
- a CDS encoding FGGY-family carbohydrate kinase, translated as MKDATGKLILSIDVGTQSVRAALVDLQGGVHRLVKQAIEPYFSAKPGWAEQDPELYWSTLCAVCHEVLAEQSVRERVVAVTLTTQRMTLISVDREGKPLRPAIVWLDTRKADASKVIPPVLVPLLKAAGLHRFVEFAARYSRSNWLRQNEPELWKQTHKFLFLSGYLTHRLTGEFRDSVGSVIGAVPFDVRRGGWAGRWDLKWKLFPVEVEKLPELVQPSESLGAVHEAAAAASGIPVGLPLIAASNDKACDILGAGCMTPDQGCISFGTTATINTQNEKYVELRPLLPPYPSAIPGQFYSEVGVVRGLWMVSWFKEEFGLQERLQAREQDVAPEELMEKLLQAVPAGSMGLMCQPHWTPGPEHSANAKGAVIGFGDVHTRAHLYRSIIEGLAYALKEGAELTQKKNRVAITEIRATGGGSKSDAIMQITADVFGLPVRRPHTSETSVLGAAIIAAVGMKLYPDFNTAVGAMTRVRELFMPIPKNQAIYEQLYRKVYLTMYKQLLPMYHEIQAITGYPES; from the coding sequence ATGAAAGACGCCACGGGCAAGCTGATTCTCTCGATTGACGTGGGCACGCAGTCGGTGCGCGCGGCGCTGGTGGATTTGCAGGGCGGCGTGCATCGCTTGGTGAAGCAGGCGATTGAGCCCTACTTCTCCGCGAAGCCGGGGTGGGCGGAGCAGGATCCCGAACTGTATTGGAGCACGTTGTGTGCGGTGTGCCACGAGGTGTTGGCGGAGCAGAGCGTCCGTGAGCGGGTGGTGGCGGTGACGCTCACCACGCAACGCATGACGCTGATTAGTGTGGACCGCGAGGGAAAGCCGCTGCGACCAGCAATAGTCTGGCTCGATACGCGCAAGGCGGACGCGAGCAAGGTGATTCCGCCGGTGCTGGTGCCGCTGTTGAAGGCGGCGGGGCTGCATCGGTTTGTGGAGTTTGCGGCGCGCTATTCGCGGTCCAACTGGCTGCGGCAGAACGAGCCCGAGCTGTGGAAGCAGACACACAAGTTTCTCTTTCTTTCCGGCTATCTCACCCATCGGCTCACGGGGGAGTTTCGTGATTCGGTGGGGAGCGTCATTGGGGCCGTACCATTTGATGTGCGCCGCGGCGGTTGGGCGGGGCGGTGGGACCTCAAGTGGAAGCTCTTCCCTGTGGAAGTGGAGAAGCTGCCCGAGTTAGTGCAGCCCAGCGAGTCGCTGGGTGCAGTTCACGAGGCGGCGGCCGCGGCCAGTGGCATTCCGGTGGGGTTGCCCTTGATAGCCGCCTCCAATGACAAGGCGTGCGACATTCTTGGCGCGGGCTGTATGACGCCAGATCAAGGGTGCATCAGCTTTGGGACGACGGCCACGATCAATACGCAAAACGAGAAATACGTAGAGCTGCGCCCGCTACTGCCGCCATATCCATCGGCGATTCCCGGCCAGTTCTATTCCGAGGTTGGCGTGGTGCGTGGCCTGTGGATGGTGTCGTGGTTCAAGGAAGAGTTTGGGTTGCAGGAGCGGCTTCAGGCACGCGAGCAGGATGTGGCACCCGAAGAGCTGATGGAGAAACTGCTGCAAGCCGTACCGGCCGGTAGCATGGGGTTGATGTGTCAGCCGCACTGGACGCCAGGGCCGGAGCATAGCGCGAACGCCAAGGGTGCAGTGATAGGCTTTGGCGATGTGCACACGCGCGCGCATCTGTATCGCTCAATTATCGAAGGGCTCGCGTACGCGCTCAAGGAAGGCGCGGAGCTGACGCAGAAGAAGAACCGTGTGGCGATCACGGAGATTCGTGCCACCGGTGGCGGCTCCAAGAGCGACGCAATTATGCAAATCACGGCCGACGTCTTTGGGCTCCCCGTGCGGCGGCCGCACACAAGTGAGACCTCGGTGCTCGGCGCGGCCATTATTGCCGCGGTGGGGATGAAATTGTATCCCGACTTCAATACGGCGGTCGGCGCGATGACCCGTGTGCGCGAGCTCTTTATGCCGATTCCGAAAAACCAGGCGATTTACGAGCAGTTGTACCGCAAGGTGTATCTCACGATGTATAAGCAGTTACTCCCGATGTACCACGAGATTCAGGCGATTACGGGGTATCCCGAGTCGTAG
- a CDS encoding glycoside hydrolase family 5 protein has product MSGSSSSPDAAAVARSLGRGVNFGNILDAPNEGVWGVSLTEDLFDAVRTVGAATIRLPVRWSNHALARSPYTIDAAFFARVDYAVAAARARGLHIVIDMHHHHQLDGDALDPGEFAVDSAVLEERFVAMWQQIATRYRDQPAAVLFEVYNEPHGLLTNDRWNVLLAKTLAVVRAIDPTRYVVVGPGKWNHAGSLASLVLPATDQRLIVTIHNYEPFAFTHQGAAWVGLADSPVVTCCTVAQLAQMTAPLDIAVAWRTSSGRPLWVGEFGSYEKGPYASRVTYSRASRDAMEARGMTWAYWELASGFGIYSHPTGAWKTELRDALFQ; this is encoded by the coding sequence GTGTCCGGGAGCAGTAGCAGCCCCGACGCTGCCGCAGTCGCGCGGTCGCTTGGGCGCGGTGTGAACTTCGGCAATATTCTCGACGCGCCGAACGAAGGGGTGTGGGGGGTCTCCCTGACAGAGGATCTCTTTGATGCCGTTCGTACGGTGGGCGCTGCGACGATCCGGCTGCCTGTGCGTTGGAGCAACCACGCATTAGCGAGGAGCCCGTACACGATTGACGCGGCCTTTTTTGCCCGCGTGGACTATGCGGTGGCCGCGGCACGTGCGCGTGGGTTGCACATCGTCATCGACATGCACCACCACCACCAACTCGACGGCGACGCGCTGGATCCGGGAGAGTTCGCGGTTGACAGTGCGGTGCTGGAGGAGCGGTTCGTCGCGATGTGGCAGCAGATTGCGACGCGCTATCGCGACCAGCCCGCTGCCGTGCTCTTTGAGGTATACAACGAACCGCACGGGCTGCTGACCAACGATCGTTGGAACGTGCTCCTCGCCAAAACGTTGGCCGTCGTGCGAGCGATTGACCCGACGCGATACGTCGTGGTCGGCCCAGGTAAATGGAACCACGCCGGTTCGCTGGCGAGCCTCGTGCTCCCTGCCACGGACCAGCGACTCATCGTGACGATTCACAACTACGAGCCCTTTGCGTTTACGCATCAGGGCGCGGCGTGGGTCGGGCTGGCCGACAGTCCCGTGGTCACCTGCTGTACGGTGGCGCAACTCGCGCAGATGACGGCACCGCTCGACATCGCCGTGGCATGGCGGACCAGCTCGGGCCGACCACTCTGGGTTGGCGAGTTCGGCTCTTACGAGAAGGGCCCGTACGCGTCGCGGGTTACGTATTCGCGCGCCTCGCGGGATGCGATGGAAGCGCGCGGCATGACGTGGGCCTACTGGGAACTCGCCAGTGGATTTGGTATTTACAGCCACCCGACCGGTGCGTGGAAGACGGAGCTACGCGACGCACTCTTTCAGTAG
- a CDS encoding glycerol-3-phosphate dehydrogenase/oxidase: MERFVERETVGAYDLVIVGGGITGAAVAYDAALRGLSVALVERQDFGGATSAATSKLIHGGSRYLANYEFGLVRESLRERKTLSNIAPNFVYPQPVLVPLYDDRPDSERWKIKVGMFLYDLLSYDKRSTWDRRKRLPNHKMLSVPDVQRLAPEIDGRGLHGGTVFYDCQSLCPERLTLAFVRSAVRAGAHVANYTQVDGFLRAEGNRVEGVRVRDLIYGRELEIRAKLVVNCTGPWADILLNTVTDGSSVSTKVRCSEGIHLITRALVGEHMVACSSRRGNPVFLIPWRGHTLIGLTDSAYHGNPDDYTVTRAAIDELLTDVSDRLATPLRYEDVVYAYGGLRPLVDDSQRGTRQSSRKYEICDNAEQGIEGLITVVGGKYTTSRNLAEQVLQTVSKKLGRSLGECRTAHRYLDGCKIENMDRFLADVARTPGGFAASTLDWLGRHYGNDVQQVLDLARHDAALAEPLNADGEIAAQVVYAVRKEMAHTLLDVLLRRTGLGTLGYPGDDVTSRVAALMARELGWDDARRVQEMTLAKEALRVPQ; this comes from the coding sequence ATGGAGCGGTTCGTTGAGCGGGAAACAGTCGGGGCGTACGACCTCGTGATCGTCGGTGGTGGGATCACCGGCGCCGCGGTCGCGTACGATGCGGCGTTGCGGGGGCTCTCGGTGGCGCTGGTGGAACGTCAGGATTTTGGGGGCGCCACGTCGGCAGCCACGTCCAAACTCATTCATGGCGGCTCGCGCTACCTCGCCAACTATGAGTTTGGCTTAGTGCGCGAATCGCTCCGTGAGCGAAAGACGCTCTCGAACATCGCGCCGAACTTTGTGTATCCGCAGCCGGTACTGGTGCCGCTCTACGACGATCGGCCCGACTCCGAACGCTGGAAGATCAAAGTGGGGATGTTTCTGTACGATCTGTTGTCGTACGATAAGCGCTCCACGTGGGACCGCCGTAAGCGGTTACCCAACCACAAAATGCTCAGCGTGCCGGACGTGCAGCGGCTCGCGCCGGAGATCGACGGGCGCGGGCTACACGGGGGCACGGTCTTTTACGACTGTCAGAGTCTCTGCCCCGAGCGACTGACGCTGGCCTTTGTGCGGTCAGCGGTGCGCGCCGGGGCGCACGTGGCGAACTACACCCAGGTTGACGGCTTTCTGCGCGCTGAGGGGAATCGTGTGGAAGGGGTGCGGGTGCGCGATCTGATTTATGGTCGTGAGCTTGAGATTCGCGCGAAGCTCGTGGTGAACTGCACCGGCCCTTGGGCCGACATCCTGCTGAACACCGTCACCGATGGCAGTAGCGTCAGCACGAAGGTGCGCTGCTCCGAGGGGATTCACCTCATCACGCGCGCGCTGGTGGGTGAGCATATGGTGGCCTGTTCGTCGCGGCGGGGGAATCCGGTGTTCCTCATTCCGTGGCGCGGGCATACGCTCATCGGCCTCACGGACAGTGCGTACCACGGCAATCCGGACGACTACACGGTGACGCGAGCGGCGATCGACGAACTGCTCACCGACGTCAGCGACAGGCTGGCCACGCCACTCCGCTACGAAGATGTGGTGTACGCCTATGGTGGCCTCCGCCCACTGGTGGATGACTCGCAGCGCGGCACGCGGCAGTCGTCGCGCAAATATGAAATCTGCGACAACGCCGAGCAAGGGATTGAGGGGTTGATTACGGTGGTGGGTGGCAAGTACACCACCAGTCGCAATCTTGCGGAGCAGGTGCTCCAGACGGTTTCGAAAAAACTCGGCCGTTCGTTGGGCGAATGCAGAACTGCGCACCGATATCTGGATGGCTGCAAGATTGAGAACATGGACCGCTTTCTCGCCGACGTGGCTCGTACGCCAGGCGGTTTTGCGGCGAGCACGCTCGACTGGCTCGGACGGCACTACGGCAACGACGTTCAGCAGGTGCTCGATTTAGCGCGTCACGACGCGGCGCTGGCCGAACCGCTCAACGCCGATGGTGAGATTGCGGCGCAAGTTGTTTACGCGGTGCGCAAGGAGATGGCGCACACCCTGCTCGACGTGCTGCTCCGCCGCACGGGGCTCGGCACCCTCGGGTACCCGGGGGACGATGTGACGAGCCGAGTGGCGGCGCTGATGGCGCGCGAGCTTGGGTGGGATGACGCGCGCCGAGTGCAGGAGATGACGTTGGCAAAGGAAGCGCTGCGGGTGCCGCAATGA